The Mariprofundus ferrinatatus DNA window GGTATCCTGGCAACAAACGGCACCGTGAGTAGTGACAGGTTCAATACACTGAAATCGCGCTTCGCTGCCGATGCCCGCCTGCTTGTGCAGCCCTGCCCTGGTCTGGTCGAGCGAATCGAGTCGGGAGATCTGACAGGAGATGAAACCCGACAGATGCTTTCCAGATATCTTAAACCACTCATTGAACAGGGTGTCGATACACTGGTGCTGGGCTGCACCCATTACCCGTTTATCATTCCACTGATCAAGCAGATTACAGGCGAGGGAGTAAAAGTTATTGATACCGGCGATGCCATAGCCCGTGAACTGAAACGTCAGTTGCAGCTTAGGGAGGCCCTTGCTGATGTGGGAGAATCTGGCCGGATAGCTTTCTGGAGCAGCGGCAAAGCGACCGCTGCGTTAATCTCGCGCTTGTGGGGAGAGAAAGTCGATGTGGGCTACCTTGACATTTAACTGTTTTATGCTCCCGGGGTTGATCCGGAAAATAATCTCAAACATTTGTAAAAAAAGAACTTTCTTGCTTGTCATGCGTATGTATGCCGCTATTGTTCGCGCCAATTTAGTATATAGGATGTAACAACCATGGCTGCAAAGAATACTGTGACAAAAAAAGAGCTGCTTGAGAAGGCGAGCGGGA harbors:
- the murI gene encoding glutamate racemase → MKRAVGVFDSGVGGLSVLSHIHQMLPSEDLIYVADSAYMPYGCKSSEVVTERCLKIAGFFSGQGAKAIVVACNTATAVAVQALRERCDIPVIGMEPPVKPAVSHSRTRTVGILATNGTVSSDRFNTLKSRFAADARLLVQPCPGLVERIESGDLTGDETRQMLSRYLKPLIEQGVDTLVLGCTHYPFIIPLIKQITGEGVKVIDTGDAIARELKRQLQLREALADVGESGRIAFWSSGKATAALISRLWGEKVDVGYLDI